DNA from candidate division WOR-3 bacterium:
CTTCAAGGCCTGCATGGGTAAGATCGACATCCGGACCGTGCTGGGAGAGCTGTGAGCAATCCCTACCAGCCGATACCTGCGATCATCCTCAAGACGATGGATGAAACGCCTAACATCCGCACGTTCGTCCTGAAGCCGGAGCAGGAGATACCATTTCTGGCCGGTCAGTTCGTGGAGCTCACGGTGCCCGGATTCGGAGAGGCTCCGTTCACACCTTCGTCCTCGCATTTCAGGCGGGAGACATTCGAGATGACGATAATGAAGGTCGGTCGGGCGACCGGGGCGCTGTTCAGTCTCCAGCCGGGTGACGTAGTCGGAGCTCGCGGGCCGTTCGGCACACCCTATCCACTCCAGAGGTTCGAGGGCAAGGACATCTACATCGTGGGCGGTGGGGTGGGGCTGGCGCCGTTGCGGGCGCTCTTCCTCGCGCTCACGCACGAGCCCGACAAGTACGGCCGCATCTTCCTCAGGTACGGTGCGCGCACGCCGCAGGACATCGTCTACAGGAGCCTGATACCGGAGTGGCAGAAGATACCCAAGGTTGACCTCGATCTTTCGGTAGACGTCAGCGACGAGAAGTGGATGAAAAGGGTCGGCGTAGTAACCTGCCTCATGGATGACATACCCTGCGACGAGAAGAAGAGCATCGCGGTGGTATGTGGACCGCCGATAATGATGAAGTTCGTGAACCAGCGACTGGTCGACGCCGGGTTTCAGGCCGAGAACATCTACCTGTCCATGGAAACGAACATGTCGTGCGGCGTCGGACAGTGCCGCCATTGCCGGCTCGGTCCGTATCTGACCTGCAAGGACGGCCCGGTGCTCACCTGGGCACAGATCAAGGATATCGAAAACCCGTTCGTATGAGAGAGCCGACGCGTACCACCTGTCCGTTCTGTCTGAACGGCTGCTCCTCAGGCGTGGAGTTCAACGGCGTGGAGCACAAGATGCACTACTTTGCCGACGCCGAGGTGAACCAGGGCAGGCTTTGCCCGCGCGGCAACAGCGCGAACATCGTGATTGATCATCGGGAACGGCTCTGCCGGCCGCTGCTTGACGGCCACGACACGACGTGGCCCGAGGCCGAGGTCCTGGTCAGGAGTTGGCTGTCCGATGTGAAGCCGGAGGAGCTGGCGATCGTATATAGCCGGGGCCGCGACGCAGAGGACGTGCGCCGGCTGCACGGCCTGGCGGCAGAGCTGAATACGCCGAACCTGGCGTGCGGGCATATCGAACCTGAAAACGGGTTCAACTACCGGCTCGAGGGCGTAGCCGACGCCACGCTTTCAGATATCGAGTCGGCCAAGACGATGTTGCTCGTCGGCGATGTATTCAACACGTCGCCGGTGGCGAGCTGGCGGATGTTGGACGCCCGCTACAAGGACCGGAAGAACCGGGTGGTGGTGCTGGATTCGGTCAGGACGCGACAGGCCGGGTTCGCGCATCTCTTCGTTCAGGTCAGGCCCGGCACCGAGCCTCTTGCGCTCCTTTCCCTTGCCGCGCTCATCGACCCGTCGGTGGCTCCCGGGGTCGAGGTCGATCGGTTTGCCGAACTCGCCGGAACAACACGCCAGCAGTTGGCGGCGGCGGCGGCCATGCTCGGACCCGGGCTGCCCGGGTTTGTCGGTAGCGCGATGCACACCGGGCGCGTGCGTTATCCCGCTCTGCACAGCCTTGCCGGCCAGCTTGTGGCCCGGGCAGGAGCCAAGCCATTCACCGGGTTCAGAGAGACTGAGCTGCCGTTCGGCCCGATGCGCTTCTCCGACCTGCGTAGGAGAATGGGCGAAGGCGGCATCAGACTGCTCTTCTGGACCGGGGGGCTGTTCCCGTTCAGTTACTCCGGGCTGTTGCCTGAGACGGCAGGTGTCGAGCATGTCGTGTCTACTTCTATCTTCAGACCCGACCCGGCGGTGCGCGGTCTGGTACTGCCGATGACGGCCGAACTCGAACGGGCTTCGGTCGGCCGGTCGTACTGGAGCGGTATCGAGCGGTCGCCGCTCGCTTCGCCTCTTGATGGCACGAGGCCGTTCTCCCGCGTGCTTGAGTGGTTCGGCCGGGCCGAGGGCAGGAGCGGAATTTCGCCCCGGTCAGTTGGCGCGGCAGAGGTTTTGGAGATGGGGGTACGCGCCTCCGGATTCGCACTCCCCGTAGAGGAGTGGCTGCTCGTGGGGGAGAAGAAGGCCATCGGACTGCGGGGATTCCATGACCCGGAAGACGAGGTCTCGGTCTGCCGCACCGATGCGGCCCGCATCGGCGTGACGGGACGCAACTACTTACGGGTCAGGAGCCGAACCGCCGAAGGTGAGTTCAGAGTCCGCATCACTGATGCGGTGCCGGCCGGCGTGCTGATGGTCGGGACCAATGTGCACGCAAATCGTGCGCTGTTCCCGCTGGCAGAAGACGACTTGACCGGTGAGGCTACGGTGGCACCGACCGGTGTGGCAGTCGAGAAGACCGAGCGGGTGCCGGTCGCGAACGGCGAGAATCTATCGGTGTGGACATGAAGCGCATAGTCCTGAAGCTTGACTACTGCATCGGGTGCCGCTCCTGCGAGGCGGCCTGCCGAAGCCGGTTCAAGGTCGAGGCCAGGATTCGGCACGGAGAGGCGACGACCGACGCCCTGCTGCCTCAGGGCTGCCGGCACTGCGATGAACCGCTGTGCGCGGCGGCCTGTCCGTTCCAGGTGATTGTCAGAAACCCGGACACCGGCGTAGTCCGCAAGTCGGATTTCCATTGTGTCGGATGTCGTTCGTGCGCGCTGGCCTGTCCGTTCGGCGTCATCCCGCCTTCGCTGGCAAGACACATGTCTCAGAAGTGCACGCTCTGCAGCGACCGGCCCGAGGGGCCGCGTTGCGTCCAGACCTGCCCGACCGGTGCCCTGCAGTTCATTGAGGAAGAGGAACAGGCCGGGAAGAAGGCGGGCGCGGGGTTCGCGGTCCGGTCAGTCCACGGAAGGCGGCTCCAGTGACACTTACCGGCTGGGGACTGGTATTCGCATTCGTCGTGTTCCCCGGGTTCATCTTCACGTCCACCGTGGGACTGCTGCTTACGTGGGTGGACCGGTTCGTGTCGGCCCGGGTGCAGTGGCGCCAGGGTCCACCTCTATTCCAGCCGTTCGCCGACATCCTGAAGCTGCTGCTGAAGCAGACAGTCGTGCCGGCGGGCGCCTCGAGAGTGACGTTTCTGGCGGCGCCATTGATCGGCTTCGCCGCTATGTGCGTCACGGCCGTGCTGCTCTTCTACGTGAACTTCTTCCCCAGTGGGTCGTTTGTCGGCGACCTGATTGTGCTCGTGTACCTGTTTGCCCTGCCGCCGCTGGCAACGATACTCGGGGCTTCGGCGTCCCGCAACCCGCTGTCTGCGGTCGGGGCGTCGCGCGAGATGGTGCTCTACCTTGGCTACGAGCTGCCGTTCCTGCTCGCACTGTGCGTGCCGATCATTCACACTGGTGGTGCAATCCGGCTGGGTGACCTGGTCCTGGCGCAGCAGGCGGGGGGGGCCTTCCTGACCTCGTGGTCCGGAGCCATCGCCGCGATCATCGTCCTGATTTGCATCCAGGCCAAACTCGGCTATCCTCCGTTCGACATGGCCGAAGCCGAACAGGAAATCATGTCCGGAGTGCTGATCGAGTACTCCGGCGTTCCCCTGGCAGTTTTCCGTCTGACCAAGGCCATGATGTTTCTTCTTCTGCCCTGTTTCCTGGTCACGGTATTCTGGGGCGGGCTTGCCAGTTGGTGGGCAATACTCAAGTTCCTTGCCGTTGCCGTGCTAGTCATACTGATCAAGAATACGAACCCGCGGTTGAAGATCGACCACGCGCTTCGGTTCTTCTGGTTCATCTTGGGTGGACTGGGTATCCTGGGCGTGATACTGGCCTTCATGAAGCTATGAAAGATCCACGCATCTGGGGCCTGAAGAAGTCACCGTGGGTGTACCACGTGGCCGCGGCTGCGTGCAACAACTGCGACATAGAGATTCTGGAGCTGCTCACTCCCCGCTATGACGTTGAGCGCTTTGGAGTTGTGCTGGTCGGCTCGCCCCGGCACGCCGACGCGCTGCTCGTTACCGGCGTGCTCAACCGCAAGTCGCTGCCCAGGGTGCTTGAGGTGTACGAGCAGACGCCGAAACCGTGTCTCGTGATCTGCATCGGTACCTGCACCTGCGGGAACCAGCTCTTCCGCAATTCCTACAATGCGGTTGGGCCGTACGACAGGCACCTGCCGGTAAGTGCCTACATACCCGGCTGTCCGCCCAAACCGGAGGCGATGATTCTGGGCGTGGTGAAAGCGCTGAGCAAGCTATGAGAGAAGCGGAAGCCGGCCTGAAGCAACGGGTGCCCGAGGCGGAGGTGTTTGAGCACAACCCCAGGCGGCTGTACATACGGATTCCGCGGGAGCGGCTCACCGAGGCCGCGAAGTTTCTGCACCGCGAACGGGGCATGCGGCTTGCCATCTGCACCGGCATCGATACGCGCGAAGGCTTCGAGGTCCTCTATCACTTCTCGGAAGACACCACCGGCACGATGTACACACTGAAAGTGCTGGCGCCCAAGGATGACCCGAGAGTCGACTCGCAAGCACCCTGGTTTCCAGCCGCGGACTGGATTGAGCGGGAGATGCACGAGCTGCTTGGTATTGACTTCCCGGGCCATCCCAACATGATTCCATTGCTCACGTCCGACACCGACTGGGACAAGAGCAAGTACCCTTTGCGGCGTGACTACGAGCGGAGAAACGAGGCCCATGAGCAGTAGGCGAATCGTCCCGATCGGGCCCTACCACCCGCTTCAGGAAGAGCCGGAGTTCTTCAAGCTGATCGTTGAGGGCGAAACCGTGGTGGACCTGGAGATCAACCTCGGCTACAACCACCGCGGCCATGAGTTCATCTCACCGGAACTGACCTATGACCAGATCCCATTCCTGGTCGAGCGCATTTGCGGCATCTGTTCGAATTCACACCCGCTGGCTACGGTGCTGGCGGTCGAGGACATCTGCGGCATCAAGGCCCCGCCGCGCGGCGCCTACATCCGGACCATCGTCCACGAGCTCGAGCGCGTCCATTCGCACCTGCTGTGGGTGGGGCTGGCCGGGCACTTCATCGGCTACAACACTGTCTGGATGTGGGCGTGGCGATACCGCGAGCACATCCTTGAGGTTTTCGAGATGATCACCGGCAATCGGAATCACTACGCGGCGAACAAGCCCGGCGGGACGCGGCGCGATATCCTGCCAGAGCAGATTCCACAGATACTCGCGGCGCTCAGCGTGGCGGAGAAGAAGACCATGATGCTGACCAACGCGGTACTCGATGACCCGGTCATCCGCGCCCGGCTCGAGCGCGTAGGCGTCCTGACCCGCGAACAGGCGGTCGCCTACTCGGTGCTGGGCCCGACCGCGCGCGGGTCAGGCTACGACATCGACGTCCGGCGCGACGAGCCTTGGGACGCCTACGGTGAGATACCATTCAACGTGATCGTCTGCAAAGAGGGCGACGTGTTCGCCAAGGCCAAGGTCCGGTTGCTGGAGACGTTTGAGTCCATTCGTATCATCAGGGAGTGTCTGAGCAAGCTGCCGGACGGGCCCATTGAGGCGCGCATCGATGAAGTCCCGCCCGGCGAGGGTATCGGGCACGCGGAGGCGCCGCGCGGCGAGGTGTTCCACTACATGAGGTCGGATGGCACCAATCGACCGCTCCGGCACAAGGTCCGCGCTCCCAGCTACATGAACATCGCTTCCAACGTGGTGGCGGTGAAGGGCGGTTCGATTGCCGACGCGGCCCTGACGCTGGCCGCAGTCGACCCCTGCTATTGCTGCACTGAGCGCATGGCGGCGTTTGAGGACGGCAAACTCAAGCTGACCGGCAAAGACCTGCTTCGGCTCTCGTGGCAGAAGACCGAACAGATCAAGGAGCGATTCTAGCGTGAACCTCGATGTGAACTGGCTGCAGTTCAGCGGGGGCAAGCTGGAGTTATTCTTTGCGTTGGTGCTGGGTCTGGTCGGCCTGGCCGCGCTGCTCTACTCTCTGGCAAAGATCAGGGCCGGAGTCGGACAGGTAGCCGAGTACCTCGTTTTCCTGGTGCTCCTCTTGGCGAGCGGCATCGGGGTAGTCTATGCCCGGAACTTGTTTGTGATGTTCGCCCTCTGGGAGCTGGCGGCTCTTGCGCTCTGGCGGCTGGTTGCGTTCTACCGGGGCGAAGAGGAGTTGGGCGCGGCGTTCTGGGCACTGCTCTTGAACTTCGCGAGCGCGGGGCTGATGCTCGTAGGTCTGGCTGTGATTCTGCTGGAGCGGAGTACTCTGAACCTCGACACGCTCCGTGGGCAGACTCTGCCTTTCTGGCCCGCGATGCTGGTTCTGGTCGGCATTCTCGCCAAGTCAGCGACACTGCCGCTGTACATCTGGCTGCCGAGGGCCTACAAAGCCGCGCCGGCGCCGGTCTGTGCCCTGCTTTCGGGCGTCGCCGAGAACATCGGCATCATCCTGTTTTTCAAGTTGTTCGTTCTCACGATGCGCGTGCCGGACGGGTTCATGCCTATGGTGGCAGGACTGGCGGTCGTGTCGAGCCTCGTCACCGGCGGCATCGCGTTGACCACAGGCACTATCCGCTCTACGCTGGCGTACTCCACAGTCAGCCAGCTTGGGTTCATCTTCCTCGGTCTGTCTCTTGCCGGGTACTACGGGATAACCGCCGGACTGCTGTACGTGGCGGCCCACGCCGTCGCCAAGGCCGGTCTGTTCTTCGCCGCCGGGCTGGTGGAGGACGCGGCAGGGAACGGCGAATTGGGTCGTCTCGGCGGGGTCGCGCGAGTCAGCCCGGTTCTGGCCGTGGCTGCTGCCATGCTGGTGCTTTCGATTATCGGCATCCCGCCGTTCCTCGGGTTCTTCGCCAAACTGGGAGTTATCATCGCGTCGGTGAGATACAGCCTGCTGCTTGGTGCGGGTGCGATGGTGGCAGCGCTGTTCACACTGCTCTACCTGGTCCGGCTCTATACGAGAGTGTTCATGGGCACCGGACCGACGGCAGAGAT
Protein-coding regions in this window:
- a CDS encoding NADH-quinone oxidoreductase subunit H; translated protein: MTLTGWGLVFAFVVFPGFIFTSTVGLLLTWVDRFVSARVQWRQGPPLFQPFADILKLLLKQTVVPAGASRVTFLAAPLIGFAAMCVTAVLLFYVNFFPSGSFVGDLIVLVYLFALPPLATILGASASRNPLSAVGASREMVLYLGYELPFLLALCVPIIHTGGAIRLGDLVLAQQAGGAFLTSWSGAIAAIIVLICIQAKLGYPPFDMAEAEQEIMSGVLIEYSGVPLAVFRLTKAMMFLLLPCFLVTVFWGGLASWWAILKFLAVAVLVILIKNTNPRLKIDHALRFFWFILGGLGILGVILAFMKL
- the nuoB gene encoding NADH-quinone oxidoreductase subunit NuoB, giving the protein MKDPRIWGLKKSPWVYHVAAAACNNCDIEILELLTPRYDVERFGVVLVGSPRHADALLVTGVLNRKSLPRVLEVYEQTPKPCLVICIGTCTCGNQLFRNSYNAVGPYDRHLPVSAYIPGCPPKPEAMILGVVKALSKL
- a CDS encoding 4Fe-4S dicluster domain-containing protein — protein: MKRIVLKLDYCIGCRSCEAACRSRFKVEARIRHGEATTDALLPQGCRHCDEPLCAAACPFQVIVRNPDTGVVRKSDFHCVGCRSCALACPFGVIPPSLARHMSQKCTLCSDRPEGPRCVQTCPTGALQFIEEEEQAGKKAGAGFAVRSVHGRRLQ
- a CDS encoding NADH-quinone oxidoreductase subunit C — translated: MREAEAGLKQRVPEAEVFEHNPRRLYIRIPRERLTEAAKFLHRERGMRLAICTGIDTREGFEVLYHFSEDTTGTMYTLKVLAPKDDPRVDSQAPWFPAADWIEREMHELLGIDFPGHPNMIPLLTSDTDWDKSKYPLRRDYERRNEAHEQ
- a CDS encoding NADH:ubiquinone oxidoreductase — its product is MSSRRIVPIGPYHPLQEEPEFFKLIVEGETVVDLEINLGYNHRGHEFISPELTYDQIPFLVERICGICSNSHPLATVLAVEDICGIKAPPRGAYIRTIVHELERVHSHLLWVGLAGHFIGYNTVWMWAWRYREHILEVFEMITGNRNHYAANKPGGTRRDILPEQIPQILAALSVAEKKTMMLTNAVLDDPVIRARLERVGVLTREQAVAYSVLGPTARGSGYDIDVRRDEPWDAYGEIPFNVIVCKEGDVFAKAKVRLLETFESIRIIRECLSKLPDGPIEARIDEVPPGEGIGHAEAPRGEVFHYMRSDGTNRPLRHKVRAPSYMNIASNVVAVKGGSIADAALTLAAVDPCYCCTERMAAFEDGKLKLTGKDLLRLSWQKTEQIKERF
- a CDS encoding oxidoreductase, which encodes MDETPNIRTFVLKPEQEIPFLAGQFVELTVPGFGEAPFTPSSSHFRRETFEMTIMKVGRATGALFSLQPGDVVGARGPFGTPYPLQRFEGKDIYIVGGGVGLAPLRALFLALTHEPDKYGRIFLRYGARTPQDIVYRSLIPEWQKIPKVDLDLSVDVSDEKWMKRVGVVTCLMDDIPCDEKKSIAVVCGPPIMMKFVNQRLVDAGFQAENIYLSMETNMSCGVGQCRHCRLGPYLTCKDGPVLTWAQIKDIENPFV